A portion of the Lolium rigidum isolate FL_2022 chromosome 1, APGP_CSIRO_Lrig_0.1, whole genome shotgun sequence genome contains these proteins:
- the LOC124658010 gene encoding uncharacterized protein LOC124658010 — MASSPKLTALALVLLCGATIMAASSTAAEDVESYSFPAFNVNTTDNLVVATNMSVLTPASLLFQPERPFPEVNVSEGFLLLPGLIDLWRAGAGAGRPPAREASFNTSFTVESSASPVSFVILLDRFPTFNNPVGLRGANDSASGVVPNATADGLAAVEVGTVKSYAPDSPAVGLNVTVTPNGTAPAAVWVEYDAVAHLLHVYVGAGGGEPRPSRALLDTPLSLAGQGTTETALVGLFAGKVRDIFVGVREWDLTVDRLDDKKKKGTSWWVILIAVLGSVAAATAIISLVAWCFVSRRRARNMEPKL, encoded by the exons ATGGCAAGCTCTCCTAAACTTACAGCTCTGGCGCTAGTGCTGCTCTGCGGAGCCACAATCATGGCGGCGTCCTCGACGGCGGCAGAAGACGTCGAGTCCTACAGCTTCCCAGCCTTCAACGTCAACACGACCGACAACCTCGTGGTGGCCACCAATATGTCCGTCCTCACGCCAGCGTCGCTCCTCTTCCAGCCCGAGCGGCCCTTCCCGGAGGTCAACGTGTCCGAGGGCTTCCTGCTTCTCCCTGGCTTGATCGACCTCtggcgcgccggcgccggcgcgggcaGGCCGCCGGCACGCGAGGCGTCCTTCAACACGAGCTTCACGGTGGAGAGCTCCGCCTCCCCCGTCTCCTTCGTCATCCTCCTCGACAGGTTCCCGACGTTCAACAACCCGGTGGGGCTCCGCGGTGCTAACGACTCGGCCTCCGGCGTTGTGCCGAACGCCACGGCGGACGGCCTCGCCGCGGTCGAGGTCGGCACGGTGAAGTCGTACGCGCCAGATTCCCCAGCCGTCGGCCTCAACGTCACCGTCACGCCCAACGGCACCGCGCCggccgccgtgtgggtcgagtacGACGCCGTCGCGCACCTCCTGCACGTGTACGtcggtgccggcggcggggagcCGAGGCCGTCGAGAGCCCTGCTCGACACGCCGCTCTCTCTCGCCGGCCAAG GCACCACGGAGACCGCGCTCGTCGGTCTCTTCGCCGGCAAGGTCCGCGATATCTTCGTCGGTGTCCGTGAGTGGGACCTGACGGTGGACCGGCttgatgacaagaagaagaagggaacgtcaTGGTGGGTGATACTGATCGCGGTGCTCGGATCCGTGGCCGCCGCGACCGCCATCATCTCCCTGGTGGCGTGGTGCTTCGTGTCGAGGCGCCGGGCGCGCAACATGGAACCCAAGCTATAG